Proteins encoded in a region of the Hemiscyllium ocellatum isolate sHemOce1 chromosome 10, sHemOce1.pat.X.cur, whole genome shotgun sequence genome:
- the LOC132819489 gene encoding cystatin-like, with translation MAGWPCFLVIFLTVLVSAPAFPSQNVKGHQQIAQNKEGRPLEMKVDTNDAEFQAIVALAIQEFSKKSAFIYDIVQYLTVDVKVFEGVLYVFDIVLGKTNCPVINRGKPDENCQIIRAEGQSEFYLCHFIVWKCPYSEKKKILLSNCKILDL, from the exons ATGGCTGGCTGGCCTTGTTTCCTTGTTATTTTCTTGACTGTTCTTGTTTCAGCTCCTGCTTTTCCTTCCCAGAATGTGAAGGGTCATCAGCAAATTGCTCAAAACAAGGAAGGCAGACCTTTGGAAATGAAAGTTGATACAAATGATGCAGAATTCCAAGCCATCGTAGCCCTCGCTATACAGGAATTTAGCAAGAAGTCTGCATTCATCTACGACATTGTTCAGTATCTGACTGTCGATGTAAAG GTATTTGAAGGAGTCCTATACGTTTTTGATATTGTTTTGGGGAAAACTAATTGTCCAGTTATTAATCGGGGGAAGCCAGATGAAAACTGCCAAATAATTCGGGCTGAAGGACAGTCAGAG TTCTACCTGTGTCACTTCATCGTTTGGAAATGTCCTTATTCTGAAAAGAAAAAGATCTTACTCAGTAATTGCAAGATACTTGACCTGTAA